DNA from Yamadazyma tenuis chromosome 5, complete sequence:
GGCAGGAACTTGGGGATTGACTTCCGATGCTGTTTCCAGTTTTTTTCATGGGGGTCAAAGGGGTGGTTAATCTATGGTAACGGAAGTTACTTGAGCAGAGGCAGGTGAAAACGGCTTGTCGCAGCCTAAATGTTCCGATGATTTTGGGTGAGAACTAGTTCCGGCAATGATGCAGGATTAATTAATAAGCAATGCAACTGTTCGCAAGGTATTATCAGGAGCCCCTGGTGGAGGGCTGGGTATGGCATCCCAGGGGCGGTTGTGATGTCATCATTTCCGACTGATAGTTAAGTACATTGGTAGGTGACTAGGTGGAACATTAATGGGACTTTGCCGGTAGGTCCATCTAATAATTCCGGGAGATTCCAGGATCCCCGGTGGATGGTCTTGAAACATGGCTCTCGTATAATACTGTTTGTTTATTTGTTTGGAAACTGCCTGCAAACGATCTGCACGCACGGCTGCGACTCCAAAAGAATTTCTGTTTTGGATTTGCCACTGCCTCCGTTTCCGCGGTGGATGATTGTGGGACGCAGAGGTTGCGTGGCTCAGCTGACTTTGGCGGTTGTGGACACGCTATGGAGGTTTTCCGGCACATCGGAACTTGGCCTGCTTCCCTTTCCGAGGTACTGCGCCTTCTTGGCGACTTCTTTTTTTAGCAGTACAATGCTCTCTGCGTGGACCCATCGGTTCCCGTGCGTACCGTACGACCGTACCGTACGACCGTACCTGGACAGCTGTCTGATTATTTTGTCCCTCTGTCAGTATGACTAATTTTGAGTCATATGCCCCTTTGCCGTCGCCTTATTCCAGTCCCGTTTCGCCCTATCCCTGTCGGGGCCCACATGAAACGGGATTCCTGCGCTGCATCCAATTGGCTCTTTATCTGCGCACGTGATGCAGGATAGCATTGAATTTCAACCCTATAATTTGCTCATTTCCAATGTTTTATACTTCTGATGTATATTCACTCAATATCTACGCAAGTGGACTATACTCAACTTCATCGGACACTAATCCTCTATTGGGCCTAACCCAGAATACGTAGAAAAGAATCGTGAAGGTTAACCTTCCAGCTGCCTTTGTCCATGTTTCAACTTTGGCAATAGCAATGTCCAACATCCATCGTTTAGCACGGGTACTGTCATAAAAGTCTATATGAAAATGGCTTCCTTTTGCAGGCCTTGGGTAGAACTTATTATGAAGACGATTGATTGCCATATCATTATAGACATGCAACAATAATGGAAGCAACCACACTATTAAAACAGTAGCAATGAATAATCTCATGATCTTTATGTTTCTGACTCCGTACTTCTCTTTCATAGACACATCTGGAATGAATTCGAAGAAGCTTTTTCTGGTTCTCAAGGCGTAAATAATGCTTAGCAATATGCTGCATTCACCGAGAATCCGGATTAAATCATACGAGTATCCTAATAATGTACCGATATGATCATTCTCATATAAGTCGGGATAATCATCCAAGATTTTGGTGTGAACTGCCATTGAGTAGGCATCTGCACTGGCATCAATAAAGAACATGAAAAGCCTAGCCACCATTATTGCAAGGCCAACTTTGACATCAGTTAACAGTAATTGTTGATATTTTTTAGTAGGTATATGGTAATAGATAGTACCATATCCTAAACAGAACACAAGAACGTAGAAGTCAGTGACTATGAGAAAGCTCTTTTTAAGCCATTGAATAAATTCTTTGGAGACAAATACCAATCCCGAGTTTCCGTTGTCCTGGATATTTAACCAGGAATCAAAAATCAACGAGGTACCCTGGAGGAACAAGTATGGGAGAAGAATCAATGCAACCACTGACCTGGTGATAATCGAGAGCTTGCTTGGTTTTGATAGCTTAAAGCCTGCGAAAACCGTCATGTCGACCATACACACAATCACTAAAGCCAATAAAGCAAAGTATGCCCTCCtatcttgtaaatattCTTGATAATGACTAAATTCCAAATACCCGTATTCGTGACGAATTTCAATGGGGGCTTCGAAGCCTATTGTCTCTGGACTGTGCATAAATACACAGTACTTACCAGTTTGAGGAGCTTCAAGACGAAGTTGAAAATTACTTGACGTTTTGTCAGTACTTAAGAAGGAGTTGACATATCTGCTGCTGTCAAGAGACCCGGGCTCTTTAAGTGTGGTATTAAATGTACCACCTTCAGGAAAATCAGAATCATAATTAGggaaatcttgaaacttTTCTCTATCACTCATATAGTACATTAATGTTGGCAACTTATATTCCGATGGTTCAGGAAGTTTCTCCGACGGTTCAGGAAGTTTCTCCGATGGTTCACTATATCTTATTTTAGAAAGATCTAAGAGTTCAAACTTCAGGATTTCAATCTGTATATATGCCGATTTACCCCCTTGGACGGTAAAGCAATCTGAGGTTTGCCCCCACTCTTCATTTTTATGCAAGGAGATATAAGCACCGTACCGTGCAGACACCAGGTTTATGAAGAGACTGAAAACAAGTATAATCCACTTCATCAGAAAATGGTCAATCACAAATAAACATAAAGGGAGGAAATGACTCTTTTTTATAGGGCTGCGTAAATGAGGCCTCCGTAAATAAGGTTTAATTCCTGTCAGTTTTGGCGTGCGCATCTAAAAATAAACCCGCTTCCGTTGTATTACCGGCATATTTCGTACAATATTAGGGTTAGTTTAGTTGGTTGGGCCCTATGTGGTCCTATTACCAGTATAAAAATATAGGGTTTGGTGTCATCCCTCGCAAAAGGGAATatgatgagattgaaaatGAGTGGAGTATGGTCCCTACAGATGCGGTGATAAAAGAGCCTACGGCTACGTAAATTTGACAGTTTCCCATCCCCTTAGTTGCATGTGTACTACTGGAATCAAATAGGTAATATCAAGATGGTATTGTATTGTTTGAGATTGTTAGTACCACATTTACCGATCATTCAAGTTTAGTTTATTCAGGAAATGATTGTATCTGCCATTCAAATAGTAAAATGTGCCATGTCTGCAGGAAAAGCCAGATTCTCTTTTTCCTTGAGATGTTAACTTATCTGCTTCGATACAAGAATAGTGTCGACACAGAGGTGCCAAATTGACCGCAAATTGGCTCCCCAACCGGAATTTGCTGCCACTGTATCGGTAAGCACAAAATTCCAAACCTTCACACTGTGTTTGTTCACAGCCGTAAAAAACCGCTGTTTGACGTCCATCGTCTCGTTTGTCCAAAGGTCTCTGGCAGTAAAGGAGGACTCCTGGAAGCCTGGGTGGTCAAAAAAAATATCCGAGAATTTGACCTCCAACCTTTCCTTTCTATCTCCGCTATTGAACAACGTTACAGTAAAGACGTACGGGTCAGCTAATTTATTCACCAAAAGCAGTAAATGCCCACCCTTGACAGCCCTTTTCCACACCCGCACGGCAGGACTCGAGAAATCCTGATTTATGGCAATAATAtccttgttggtgatgattgCAAAATCTGTCTGCGACATTCGTGGAAGATCGTTTCCCAATACCAatggacttttcaaaatAGCCCAAAGCGTGAAATGGGCTTTATATTCGTTTGTGGTCATTCCACCATTGCCGACTTCCAAACTGTCGAGATCATTCCACCCTTCAAACGGTCCAGATTTCTGAGCGAGCGGAATGGCTTTTTCAAAGATATTCACCATGGAGCACAGATTTCCTTGGATCCCTGCACAGTCAAACAGCTCACAAGGACACCGATCGTCGTAGCGGTTGAAACTATCATAGATATCTCCAGTGACACGCCAGGAATTTGATAAGGTTGTTCCCCAGTTCCATACATTATCTTCACCCCATTGACACAAAGAATAGAAGATGGTTCTGCCAGTAGCATTGAGTGCTTGtgacatcttcaagtaccGGTCAGAACTAATTTTTTCGTTACCACTCATGCCTTCATTGAAACAATTGTCATACTTGAGGTAGTCCACTCCCCAGTCTGCAAAAGTTTGTGCATCGAGTTCCTCATAACCTAAAGACCCAGGGTACCGTCCACAGGTAAATTTGCCAGCGGAAGAGTACATGCCAAATTTAAACCCCAATTGATGGACTCTGTCGGATAAGTATTTGATACCATTGGGAAACCTTTGTGGATCTACGACGATTTTCCCAGTTTCTGAGTCtctttccttcaactgGTAGCAGTCATCCATGACGATATATTCGTAACCATACTGCAA
Protein-coding regions in this window:
- a CDS encoding alpha galactosidase (EggNog:ENOG503NU7B; COG:G), giving the protein MGWNSWNKYGCNINESVIISAAETMNQLGLLQYGYEYIVMDDCYQLKERDSETGKIVVDPQRFPNGIKYLSDRVHQLGFKFGMYSSAGKFTCGRYPGSLGYEELDAQTFADWGVDYLKYDNCFNEGMSGNEKISSDRYLKMSQALNATGRTIFYSLCQWGEDNVWNWGTTLSNSWRVTGDIYDSFNRYDDRCPCESFDCAGIQGNSCSMVNIFEKAIPLAQKSGPFEGWNDLDSLEVGNGGMTTNEYKAHFTLWAILKSPLVLGNDLPRMSQTDFAIITNKDIIAINQDFSSPAVRVWKRAVKGGHLSLLVNKLADPYVFTVTLFNSGDRKERLEVKFSDIFFDHPGFQESSFTARDLWTNETMDVKQRFFTAVNKHSVKIEISKFELLDLSKIRYSEPSEKLPEPSEKLPEPSEYKLPTLMYYMSDREKFQDFPNYDSDFPEGGTFNTTLKEPGSLDSSRYVNSFLSTDKTSSNFQLRLEAPQTGKYCVFMHSPETIGFEAPIEIRHEYGYLEFSHYQEYLQDRRAYFALLALVIVCMVDMTVFAGFKLSKPSKLSIITRSVVALILLPYLFLQGTSLIFDSWLNIQDNGNSGLVFVSKEFIQWLKKSFLIVTDFYVLVFCLGYGTIYYHIPTKKYQQLSLTDVKVGLAIMVARLFMFFIDASADAYSMAVHTKILDDYPDLYENDHIGTLLGYSYDLIRILGECSILLSIIYALRTRKSFFEFIPDVSMKEKYGVRNIKIMRLFIATVLIVWLLPLLLHVYNDMAINRLHNKFYPRPAKGSHFHIDFYDSTRAKRWMLDIAIAKVETWTKAAGRLTFTILFYVFWVRPNRGLVSDEVEYSPLA